GCCTGGTCAAGCGGACGCGCGGTCGCGCGCGGCGCGCGTCGGCAGCGCGGCTCATCTGGTGCGGCCCGTTACCCGGCGTGCAGTGCTCGGCACCGTCGAGCGCGACGTCTGCCGCCCGGAAAGCTGGCAGCGCGAGCATTACGAGGAATGGGTGTCGCGTCTCGGCGCCGAGCGCATGCGCGGCTTTCTCGTCAACCTCGGCGACCAGTTCACCGCGCTCGGCGTTCTCGCGCGGGACGGCGAGGACGAAGCGCTACAGAGGCTTGCTCACGATGTCGCCTCGACAGGCGGCATGCTCGGCTTCCTCGAGGTGACGCGCTGCTGTCGCGCCGTGCTCGAGTCGGA
This Beijerinckiaceae bacterium RH AL1 DNA region includes the following protein-coding sequences:
- a CDS encoding protein of unknown function (ID:RHAL1_00150;~source:Prodigal:2.6) translates to MRLAAKSSPGQADARSRAARVGSAAHLVRPVTRRAVLGTVERDVCRPESWQREHYEEWVSRLGAERMRGFLVNLGDQFTALGVLARDGEDEALQRLAHDVASTGGMLGFLEVTRCCRAVLESDAGSAREARDTLGRAVGEAIDCLAEHLATQRRSAA